A stretch of the Salarias fasciatus chromosome 3, fSalaFa1.1, whole genome shotgun sequence genome encodes the following:
- the LOC115386161 gene encoding solute carrier family 12 member 3-like, with the protein MGQSTSKRRKASTGVPPCVGFSASEEGPPRYSPQQFHARNQQQDGGRQIPPTIVVSDEDSSVLSEHRGSRMELRRSSFYSTMDLVPQLEHYASALPSQQARSRPSLEALRRSSEEVEVGTDAANNVDGLSVADGATEESPGPREKAPVRFGWVTGVMIRCMLNIWGVILFLRLSWITSQAGILLTWVIILMSVTVTSVTALSISAIATNGRVISGGAYFMISRTLGPEIGGPIGVVFSFANALACALNTVGFAEVVRDLLQELGVVMVDSTNDVRIVGVVTVTALLLISLAGMEWESKTQYLFFMVLMVSLSNYFVGTIVPPSQEKQAQGIFGYHSEIFITNLKPNWRGPEGNFFQMFAIFFPSAIGILSGANISGDLKDPATAIPKGTLMAIFWTTVSYLGISLTVGSCVVQDASGNVSDTLTGNISDGCLGPGCSLGWNFTDCIQTKSCKYGLANNNKVLGQVSGFHYLITAGVFAASLSSALGFLVSAPKVFQCLCRDKIYPYIGFFAKGYGKNDEPLRAYVLCYIIAVAFILIAQLNTIAALISNFFLCSYSLINFSCFHASITNSPGWRPSFHYYSKWTALFGAVISVVLMFLFTWWAALTTFVIIFFLFGYVNYNKPKVNWGSSVQAGTYNLALSYSVSLSGVEDHVKNFRPQCLVLTGPPNQRPALVDFVGSFTKHISLMICGDIVTEQDRQTQPQEAANSSLKWLNERKVRSFYTPFSADSLRVGARHLLQASGLGKLKPNTLVLGFKANWRDSSPESIEDYINIIYDTFDCNYCLCILRMTEGLDVSEQPGFAVNPGFEPDDYVGNEQQHSPGRESAADNTSERGHSGQMKTVFQKDQGKKTIDVYWIADDGGLTLLVPYLLTRRRHWRSCKVRVFIVGDEENMEEGRDEMMALLKRFRLDFNDVTVMTDSEKPPQAKHLGRFVDSVAPFRLFDEQQDGISAEEPRRKAAGKISDKAFEAFRLKSERKVRLNEIIRRNSQHTALVLVSLPVPHSDCPSALYMAWLDTLTFGLHCPAVLIRGNQQNVLTFYCQ; encoded by the exons ATGGGACAGTCCACCTCCAAACGCAGGAAGGCGTCCACCGGGGTCCCGCCCTGCGTCGGGTTCTCGGCCAGTGAAGAGGGGCCTCCTCGGTACTCCCCTCAGCAGTTCCACGCCagaaaccagcagcaggacggaggcCGACAGATTCCTCCAACCATCGTCGTGTCTGATGAGGATTCGAG CGTTCTGTCGGAGCACCGCGGCTCCAGGATGGAGCTGCGCCGCTCCTCCTTCTACAGCACCATGGACCTGGTTCCCCAGCTGGAGCACTACGCCAGCGCCCTGCCGTCCCAGCAGGCCCGGAGCCGGCCGTCGCTGGAGGCCCTGCGCCGATCCTCCGAG gaggtggaggttggAACAGACGCGGCGAACAACGTCGACGGTCTGTCGGTCGCTGACGGCGCCACCGAGGAGTCTCCGGGTCCTCGGGAGAAAGCGCCCGTCAGATTCGGCTGGGTCACCGGGGTCATg ATCCGCTGCATGCTGAACATCTGGGGGGTCATCCTGTTCCTCCGCCTGTCCTGGATCACGTCTCAAGCCGGAATCT TGCTGACCTGGGTCATCATCCTGATGTCGGTGACCGTGACCTCGGTGACGGCGCTCTCCATCTCCGCCATCGCCACCAACGGCAGAGTCATCTCAG GAGGGGCATACTTCATGATCTCTCGCACGCTTGGTCCTGAGATCGGCGGGCCCATCGGGGTGGTCTTTTCCTTCGCCAACGCTCTGGCCTGTGCGCTCAACACGGTGGGCTTCGCCGAGGTGGTCCGCGACCTTCTGCAG GAGCTCGGCGTGGTCATGGTGGACTCCACCAACGACGTCCGTATCGTGGGTGTGGTGACCGTcacggctctgctgctcatctcgCTGGCCGGGATGGAGTGGGAGTCCAAG ACCCAGTATTTATTCTTCATGGTTCTCATGGTCTCGCTCTCCAACTACTTTGTGGGAACCATCGTCCCTCCCAGTCAGGAGAAACAGGCCCAGGGCATCTTTGGGTACCACA GTGAAATATTCATTACAAACCTCAAACCCAACTGGAGAGGACCCGAAGGCAACTTTTTCCAGATGTTCGCCATATTCTTCCCGTCTGCCATCGGCATCCTGTCTGGTGCCAACATCTCTGGAGACCTCAAG GACCCTGCGACCGCCATTCCCAAAGGAACCCTCATGGCCATTTTCTGGACCACAGTCAGCTATTTGGGGATTTCTCTGACAGTTG GCTCCTGTGTGGTTCAGGATGCTTCTGGAAACGTGAGCGACACTCTGACGGGAAACATCAGCGACGGCTGTCTGGGGCCGGGATGCAGCCTCGGCTGGAACTTCACCGACTGCATCCAGACGAAGTCCTGCAAATACGGTCTGGCCAACAACAACAAG GTGCTGGGACAGGTCTCTGGGTTCCACTACCTGATCACAGCCGGAGTGTTTGCTGCCAGCTTGTCGTCTGCTCTTGGATTTCTGGTCTCTGCGCCGAAAGTCTTTcag TGTCTGTGCAGAGATAAAATATACCCCTACATTGGATTCTTTGCAAAGGGTTATGGGAAAAACGACGAGCCGCTCCGGGCCTACGTGCTCTGCTACATCATTGCCGTGGCCTTCATCCTCATCG CTCAACTCAACACCATCGCCGCCTTGATCTCCAATTTCTTCCTGTGCTCCTACAGTCTCATTAACTTCAGCTGCTTCCACGCCTCCATCACCAACTCCCCCG GGTGGAGACCGTCGTTCCACTACTACAGCAAATGGACGGCGCTGTTTGGAGCGGTGATCTCCGTGGTCCTGATGTTCCTCTTCACCTGGTGGGCCGCTCTCACCACCTTCGTCAtcatcttcttcctgtttggatACGTCAATTACAACAAGCCCA AGGTCAACTGGGGGTCGTCCGTCCAGGCTGGGACCTACAACCTGGCTCTGTCCTACTCTGTCTCCCTGTCCGGGGTGGAGGACCACGTGAAGAACTTCAG GCCTCAGTGTCTCGTCCTCACCGGACCCCCGAACCAGAGACCGGCCCTGGTGGACTTCGTGGGCTCCTTCACCAAACACATCAGCCTCATGATCTGCGGAGACATCGTCACG GAGCAGGACCGGCAGACGCAGCCGCAGGAAGCCGCAAACTCCTCGCTCAAGTGGCTGAACGAGAGGAAGGTGCGCTCGTTTTACACGCCCTTCAGCGCCGACAGCCTTCGGGTTGGAGCTCGACACCTGCTGCAG GCTTCTGGCCTCGGAAAGCTGAAGCCCAACACCCTGGTCCTGGGCTTTAAGGCAAACTGGAGGGACAGCTCTCCTGAGAGCATCGAAGACTATATCAACATCATATA CGATACCTTTGACTGCAACTACTGTCTGTGCATCCTGAGGATGACGGAGGGCCTGGACGTCTCCGAGCAGCCCGGCTTTGCAG tgaaTCCGGGCTTCGAGCCTGACGACTACGTTGGAAATGAGCAGCAGCATTCTCCTGGAAGGGAATCGG CAGCTGATAACACGTCTGAGAGAGGCCACAGCGGCCAGATGAAGACGGTGTTCCAGAAGGACCAGGGGAAGAAGACCATCGACGTCTACTGGATCGCTGATGACGGAG GTCTCACCTTACTGGTTCCTTACCTGCTGACCCGGAGGAGACACTGGAGGAGCTGCAAAGTCAGAGTCTTCATCGTGGGAGACgaagaaaacatggaggaaggcCGCGACGA gatgatgGCTCTGCTGAAGCGCTTCCGTCTGGATTTTAATGACGTTACAGTCATGACGGACAGCGAGAAGCCGCCTCAAGCCAAACA cctcggcAGGTTCGTGGACAGCGTCGCCCCCTTCAGGCTGTTCGACGAACAGCAGGACGGCATTTCTGCCGAGGAGCCGAGGCGGAAGGCCGCGGGGAAGATATCGGACAAGGCGTTTGAAGCCTTCAGACTGAAG TCGGAGAGGAAAGTGCGTCTGAATGAAATCATCCGCAGGAATTCGCAGCACACCGCCCTGGTGCTCGT GAGTCTTCCCGTGCCGCACAGCGACTGCCCCAGCGCGCTCTACATGGCCTGGCTGGACACGCTGACCTTTGGCCTCCACTGTCCGGCGGTGCTGATTCGAGGAAACCAGCAGAACGTCCTGACGTTCTACTGCCAGTGA
- the LOC115408361 gene encoding kelch-like protein 33, giving the protein MEFTRRYLPMEWEERWRREKERRKRVVQEGGEGVEQYNRELKRIVAFNDARMGLTGAEGKREGSEVRIDQEAAEEHMRDDEHQVHKYCSKTYSKDTLETLKDLLDSSVLTDLTLVSADGVQINVHSVVLAAISNVILEKLRERNGRPLDGDESDKWSVGTAADGVGLRAVVEFAYTGVVSSLNRDTAAELRATAQTLLVPRLAELCNGEERLKDGGRPKTGEQTVSARQQREMTLQSIEQLWADGVGCDVRLDVDGSVFHVHRVILAASSDYFRGMFTCGMRESRQRCVALPFLSAPELEALISFSYSGVLPLSWDWVFEIACTALQLQFRPALSLCFAFMQQKIDSGFCLDVASFAEAYGMSELLEEANDFVLRNFSKVSATAKFLDLPAEKLLGFLRSDGLCVPSELAAFRAVIAWIEAKPEERLAQASLLMTGVRFPLMTFREFREVRAINLRMECFGDDDVELYSSALKEFGFSLPKSEDRCRVRRPRDTVVLVGGDQLNPDVGQRIPSRELWFANSLRSGTGLVKDIEWRKLGEIPDRPKFRHAVAVLEGKLYVVGGCHFYAKDDMMKSTYSFDPVADCWTRLADMHEFRSNFSVVPHEDRLYAIGGDKEINANMDSVEMYNPDNDSWSLVKPLDQALSGYAVAVLNDGIFVSGGFNCQYVCLVSMFLYHPERGTAYLADMAHDRAQHCMEAARGLLYVAGGVCNLRRFYTDQLACEVYDPATDAWTGFTPLPLPHVGAASAVLEEKIYVLGGYCQDDYSESGLVHRFDPGSQQWENMGRLPRAVTDIRACLLRLPKHLRQ; this is encoded by the exons aTGGAGTTCACCAGACGCTACCTCCCAATGGAGTGGGAAGAGcgctggaggagagagaaggagcgGAGGAAGCGAGTGGTGCAGGAAGGCGGAGAAGGAGTGGAGCAGTACAACCGCGAGCTGAAGAGGATCGTGGCCTTCAATGACGCTCGGATGGGTCTCACCGGCGCAGAGGGGAAGAGagaagggtcagaggtcaggatcgatcaggaagcagctgaggaGCACATGAGGGACGACGAGCATCAAGTCCACAAGTACTGCAGCAAAACCTACTCCAAGGACACATTGGAGACCTTGAAGGACCTCCTGGACTCGTCTGTTCTCACCGACCTGACTCTGGTCTCTGCGGATGGAGTCCAGATCAACGTTCACTCCGTCGTTCTGGCCGCCATTAGCAACGTCATCCTGGAGAAACTACGGGAGAGAAACGGACGACCGCTGGACGGCGATGAATCTGACAAGTGGTCAGTGGGTACCGCCGCTGACGGCGTTGGTCTGAGGGCAGTGGTGGAGTTCGCCTACACAGGCGTCGTATCGTCCTTGAACAGAGACACAGCGGCTGAACTCAGAGCCACGGCTCAGACGCTGCTGGTCCCACGACTGGCTGAACTCTGCAACGGAGAGGAACGACTGAAAGATGGAGGACGGCCGAAGACGGGAGAGCAAACCGTCTCTGCAAGGCAACAGAGAGAGATGACTCTTCAGAGCATCGAGCAGCTGTGGGCAGACGGCGTGGGGTGTGACGTACGTTTGGATGTAGATGGAAGCGTCTTCCATG TTCACAGAGTAATCCTGGCAGCCAGCAGTGATTACTTCCGTGGCATGTTCACCTGTGGAATGAGAGAATCGCGTCAGCGCTGTGTTGCCCTTCCCTTCTTGTCGGCGCCTGAATTGGAGGCTCTCATCAGCTTCTCCTACAGCGGAGTCCTCCCACTCAGCTGGGACTGGGTTTTTGAAATCGCCTGTACGGCTCTCCAGCTGCAGTTTCGACCTGCTCTCTCGCTTTGCTTCGCCTTCATGCAGCAAAAAATCGATTCTGGGTTCTGCCTGGACGTGGCCTCTTTTGCTGAGGCCTACGGGATGTcggagctcctggaggaggcCAATGACTTTGTACTGAGGAACTTCAGCAAGGTATCGGCCACCGCAAAGTTTCTGGACTTACCAGCAGAGAAGCTCCTGGGCTTCCTTCGGTCGGACGGCCTGTGCGTGCCCTCGGAGCTGGCAGCATTTCGAGCTGTGATCGCCTGGATCGAGGCCAAACCTGAGGAGAGGCTGGCCCAGGCCAGCTTGCTAATGACCGGAGTTCGCTTCCCTCTCATGACCTTCCGAGAGTTCAGGGAGGTCAGAGCCATCAACCTGCGCATGGAGTGCTTTGGAGACGACGACGTGGAACTCTACAGCTCCGCGCTCAAAGAGTTTGGCTTCAGCCTGCCTAAGTCGGAGGACCGGTGTCGCGTGAGGCGACCCAGAGACACTGTGGTTCTGGTTGGGGGAGACCAGCTCAACCCAGACGTGGGTCAGCGCATCCCGAGCAGGGAACTTTGGTTCGCTAACTCCCTGCGCAGCGGCACTGGACTGGTGAAGGACATCGAGTGGCGGAAGCTGGGTGAGATTCCAGACAGGCCAAAGTTCAGGCACGCTGTGGCGGTCCTGGAAGGGAAGCTGTACGTGGTGGGAGGATGCCACTTCTATGCCAAGGATGACATGATGAAGTCTACATACAG CTTTGATCCTGTGGCGGACTGCTGGACCAGGCTCGCCGACATGCACGAATTCAGAAGCAACTTTTCAGTGGTGCCACACGAGGACCGCCTTTATGCTATTGGCGGCGACAAAGAGATCAACGCCAACATGGACAGCGTAGAGATGTACAACCCAGACAACGATTCCTGGAG CTTGGTCAAACCTCTGGACCAGGCGTTGAGTGGATACGCCGTCGCCGTCCTCAACGACGGGATCTTTGTTTCCGGGGGCTTCAACTGTCAGTACGTGTGTCTGGTCTCCATGTTCCTGTACCACCCGGAGAGAGGAACCGCTTACCTGGCCGACATGGCCCACGACCGGGCCCAGCACTGCATGGAGGCGGCGCGAGGCCTCCTCTACGTGGCAGGCGGGGTGTGCAACCTGAGGAGGTTTTACACCGACCAACTGGCCTGCGAGGTCTACGATCCTGCCACCGACGCCTGGACCGGGTTCActccgctgccgctgccgcacGTCGGCGCCGCCTCGGCCGTCCTGGAGGAGAAGATCTACGTGTTGGGAGGATACTGCCAGGACGACTACAGCGAGTCTGGACTGGTCCACCGGTTCGATCCCGGCTCACAGCAGTGGGAAAACATGGGCAGGCTGCCCAGAGCTGTGACTGACATCCGGGCCTGTCTGCTGCGACTGCCAAAACACCTCAGACAGTGA
- the LOC115408316 gene encoding LOW QUALITY PROTEIN: protein mono-ADP-ribosyltransferase PARP14-like (The sequence of the model RefSeq protein was modified relative to this genomic sequence to represent the inferred CDS: deleted 1 base in 1 codon), whose product MEADFPHHVLFECAALSDELRRKVQSYFQVRRKSGGGECGPVVPVRGHLYRIGFRDRADQQRVLQKERHEVDGVVLTVRDGSSSSGASPSSGPSATPDRTSAASPQEQSPTPNPAPVLEEHEVPLDRYVIRYLRESPKAQKEVQERLASISCVILSMADETIRVRHEVQPGAAAGVRDWKAGVAKVFDCFVCHYEVDPRKIQALLQSRSSRPSSDGVKVYSEVGVVAVAGERSQVAAELDDLDDSLSKRKLSVARQRRTSVRRVGEAKLRLLFEDIKTSAKETFPEVEVTQGDAGQLVLSGNVEEIVNAGELISGMEDLVLERTVSDKSPHFLAFLRKVYGAPGVFASMLSVSNEVEFEIGDIELHLFSRSRNKLEETVKKIDETFKDVKFDIPNCSVVPTELLEQIRSMSNEMNQGSCRVEVVVGLDSTLWLQGHTKEVVQLSQAVTQFILDQKSIEGKSSLPFPELVQVLPDLLQQHGFDYSGVTLHPLASASGPMVALEGPHGRVTEVKNRLDPFLDTVVQERITIDLPGAARFFKSPSGKESLASIARSQKSLIQLEDQPQTQARQSSQSAKYVLQHGIEVLVIQGDMTKQYADALVNPANENLEHGGGLAAALSAAGGPQVQIESRNTVAQGGKIPVGSAVMTTSGSLKCKKLIHVVGPINGQVGGRERPLLEKGVQSALDLAETMNFKSIAIPCISSGLFGMPLRVCSEAIVTAVKTFGSQAGRSLTRIILIDSKADVVLALLDACDRLLKEGAAKVENGAAAQDTARRASARLPRKEISIEPIYGTIESQQVDALVSPLAGLKITSTRVGIALSNAAGPQLKTSFDQAVAAAGSKPGDVFVVENLTALKCKTVIFIWLSAWDNTDSPAQVLRQGIRETLSTCDGRGFTSVAFPLLGTGQVLNCPPDVASKILLEEIRAFEQQRNNQKFFAVTVIIHPKNKDYFKAFKGALDAVQSGGARVAAPVAGTFYRCTSKTTDKLTAMLGNVALQMLQGDITRAGTDVVVNTTDFTNKGAGVCKAILTAAGPSVEQELATLGIPSDLICSTGPGLLGCKEIIHATFRSDTQIIRKNCKKILKLCEQKGHQSVAFPAVNTGLAGMDASKVCKAMLDGMATAIKDLNPQSLALIRFVIMQPTVFKAFRTELESRFGQDAPSYTSMREKAKQKLKKWQEKQPGTLPPSVPQVQTILSLSKPPRAVMSVISCGSDVIKTVKAELESELQKHQFQRQVDVKFFSRLDQMEVEALKKKIKTLEVSLEHRKSQVASSGPYMTIGPGSAEEIYVLKGLKEDVLSVVELINKSIHKVLHNDLQDKEEAILALTVQWSIKDSKGAWQELSLHDNYKLEEANITKKTVVDVMAPTGMAVSVDVKKQEATDSQTGNKYQVKRIQSETALVLPPHWEPMNDEIFKKVELQKQSQEYKDIEQGFKKTANYAIQKIERVQNVYLWHAFSVCKERIIKKNGLQNLGEKLLYHGTSAESCNCIERDRFDRNYAGAHAALYGKGVYFAVNAQYSASKYSPADKAGLKRLYAARVFTGRFTAGKSSMVAPPPRGTDPTDCYDSLVDKLVQPTMFVVFHDDQAYPEYLITFK is encoded by the exons ATGGAGGCCGACTTCCCGCACCACGTCCTGTTCGAGTGCGCCGCGCTGAGCGACGAGCTGCGGAGGAAGGTCCAGAGCTACTTCCAGGTCCGCCGCAAGTCCGGCGGCGGGGAGTGCGGCCCGGTGGTCCCGGTGCGGGGACACCTGTACCGGATCGGCTTCAGGGACAGGGCAG accagcagagggTCCTTCAGAAGGAGAGACATGAGGTGGACGGCGTGGTTCTCACTGTGCGGGACGGATCTTCGTCCTCCGGCGCCTCGCCATCGTCAGGCCCGTCTGCCACCCCCGACCGGACCTCAGCAGCCTCACCGCAG GAGCAGAGCCCCACGCCCAATCCTGCACCAGTTCTGGAAGAACATGAAGTCCCCCTTGACCGTTACGTCATTCGTTACTTGAGGGAAAGCCCCAAAGCTCAGAAAGAAGTCCAGGAAAGACTTGCTTCCATTTCCTGTGTTATTTTGTCAATGGCCGATGAAACGATTCGAGTCCGTCACGAAGTCCAGCCTGGTGCTGCCGCCGGGGTCAGGGACTGGAAGGCAGGGGTTGCGAAAGTGTTCGACTGCTTCGTGTGCCACTATGAGGTGGACCCTCGCAAAATCCAAGCTCTGCTTCAGTCCCGCAGCTCTCGCCCGAGCTCGGACGGGGTGAAGGTGTACAGCGAGGTGGGCGTTGTGGCTGTGGCCGGGGAACGTTCTCAGGTGGCCGCCGAGTTAGACGACCTGGACGACTCGCTTTCCAAACGTAAGTTGTCAGTTGCAAGGCAGAGGCGGACCAGCGTTCGTCGAGTGGGTGAGGCCAAACTTCGCCTCCTCTTTGAAGACATTAAAACCAGCGCGAAGGAGACAtttccagaggtggaggtcacGCAGGGAGATGCGGGGCAGCTGGTTTTGTCTGGGAATGTGGAGGAGATTGTTAATGCCGGGGAGCTCATCTCTGGCATGGAGGATTTGGTCTTAGAGAGAACAGTTTCGGACAAGAGTCCACATTTTTTAGCCTTTCTGAGGAAGGTTTATGGGGCTCCAGGTGTGTTCGCAAGCATGCTGTCAGTTAGTAATGAGGTGGAATTTGAAATAGGAGACATAGAACTGCATTTGTTCTCTCGGTCTAGGAATAAACTGGAGGAAACGGTAAAGAAAATTGACGAAACGTTCAAGGACGTCAAGTTCGACATTCCAAACTGCTCTGTCGTGCCAACTGAGCTCCTGGAACAGATTAGGTCCATGTCGAATGAGATGAACCAGGGTTCGTGCCGGGTTGAGGTGGTGGTTGGCTTAGACAGCACTCTGTGGTTACAGGGCCACACCAAAGAGGTTGTCCAGTTAAGTCAGGCTgtcacacagtttattttagACCAGAAAAGCATAGAAGGAAAGTCCAGTCTTCCCTTTCCAGAGCTTGTACAAGTCTTGCCAGACTTGCTGCAGCAACATGGCTTTGACTATTCAGGTGTCACCTTGCATCCATTAGCATCCGCCTCTGGTCCAATGGTGGCACTGGAGGGTCCGCACGGCAGAGTGACTGAGGTCAAAAATAGACTGGATCCATTTCTGGACACAGTTGTTCAAGAAAGGATCACAATCGACCTTCCCGGTGCAGCTCGGTTTTTCAAAAGTCCCTCTGGAAAAGAGAGCTTGGCAAGCATCGCACGCTCTCAGAAGAGCCTCATTCAGCTTGAGGACCAGCCTCAAACACAGGCCCGGCAGAGTTCCCAGTCTGCCAAGTACGTCCTGCAGCACGGGATCGAGGTGCTGGTGATTCAGGGCGACATGACCAAACAGTATGCAGATGCTCTGGTCAACCCTGCCAATGAGAATTTGGAGCATGGCGGCGGcctggctgctgctctgagcGCAGCTGGCGGCCCTCAAGTGCAGAtagagagcagaaacacagtggCGCAAGGCGGGAAGATCCCCGTAGGAAGTGCAGTGATGACGACGAGTGGAAGCCTGAAATGCAAGAAGCTGATACATGTTGTTGGACCGATAAACGGACAGGTCGGGGGCCGAGAGAGACCATTACTGGAAAAAGGTGTCCAGTCTGCTCTTGATTTAGCAGAAACAATGAATTTCAAGTCGATAGCTATTCCCTGCATAAGCTCAGGTCTGTTCGGCATGCCTCTGCGCGTTTGCTCAGAGGCGATTGTAACCGCAGTCAAGACGTTTGGAAGTCAGGCAGGGCGAAGTCTGACCAGGATAATACTGATCGACAGCAAAGCAGACGTGGTGTTGGCACTGCTGGACGCTTGTGACAGGCTTCTCAAAGAGGGGGCTGCAAAGGTGGAGAATGGTGCTGCCGCCCAGGACACAGCGAGACGAGCCTCTGCTAGACTGCCGAGAAAAGAAATCAGCATTGAGCCCATTTATGGAACCATTGAGTCCCAACAG GTTGATGCCCTGGTGTCTCCGCTGGCTGGCCTCAAAATTACCTCCACCCGTGTTGGAATCGCTCTGTCCAATGCGGCCGGACCTCAGCTGAAAACCAGTTTCGATCAAGCGGTTGCAGCTGCAGGCTCGAAGCCCGGTGACGTGTTTGTGGTGGAGAACCTGACTGCCCTCAAATGTAAAACCGTGATCTTCATCTGGCTGAGCGCCTGGGATAATACAGACTCCCCAGCCCAG GTTCTGAGGCAGGGAATCAGAGAAACTCTGTCTACCTGTGACGGGAGAGGCTTCACCTCAGTGGCTTTTCCCTTACTCGGGACCGGACAGGTCCTGAATTGTCCTCCCGACGTGGCATCAAAGATTCTCCTGGAGGAGATCCGCGCATTTGAACAGCAACGAAACAACCAAAAATTTTTTGCTGTGACAGTGATCATTCACCCCAAGAACAAAGACTACTTCAAG GCCTTTAAAGGTGCCTTGGATGCTGTCCAGTCAGGAGGTGCACGTGTTGCTGCTCCAGTCGCAG GTACCTTTTACCGCTGCACCTCTAAAACTACTGACAAGCTCACGGCCATGCTGGGTAACGTGGCGCTCCAGATGCTCCAAGGCGACATTACTCGCGCGGGAACCGACGTCGTCGTCAACACGACGGACTTCACGAACAAAGGCGCAG GCGTCTGCAAAGCCATTCTGACGGCGGCGGGGCCGAGCGTGGAGCAAGAGCTAGCAACGC TGGGCATACCATCGGACCTCATTTGCTCCACCGGGCCCGGGTTGCTCGGCTGTAAGGAAATCATCCACGCTACCTTTAGGAGCGACACTCAGATCATTCGCAAGAACTGCAAGAAGATCCTGAAGCTGTGCGAGCAAAAAGGCCACCAGTCAGTGGCCTTCCCGGCCGTCAACACCG GACTAGCCGGTATGGATGCCTCTAAAGTGTGTAAAGCCATGCTGGACGGCATGGCCACAGCCATCAAGGACTTGAACCCGCAGTCTCTCGCCCTCATTCGCTTTGTCATCATGCAGCCAACCGTCTTCAAGGCGTTTAG AACAGAGCTGGAAAGCCGCTTTGGACAAGATGCACCGAGTTACACCAGCATGAGAG AAAAAGCCAAACAAAAGCTCAAGAAGTGGCAAGAGAAGCAACCGGGAACCTTGCCTCCTTCAGTACCACAAGTCCAAACCATCCTGTCGCTGTCGAAGCCGCCGCGAGCCGTCATGAGTGTGATCAGCTGCGGTTCAGACGTCATTAAGACCGTCAAGGCGGAATTAGAGAGCGAGCTGCAGAAGCACCAGTTCCAAAGGCAAGTGGACGTGAAGTTTTTCTCCAGGCTTgatcagatggaggtggaagccttg aaaaaaaaaatcaaaaccttGGAAGTCAGCCTAGAGCATAGAAAGTCCCAGGTTGCAAGCTCTGGACCCTACATGACCATCGGTCCAGGGTCGGCTGAAGAGATCTACGTGCTGAAAGGCCTGAAGGAGGACGTCCTCAGTGTGGTTGAGCTGATTAACAAATCCATCCACAAAGTACTCCACAACGACCTCCAGGATAAAGAGGAAGCCATTCTGGCCCTCACCGTCCAGTGGTCCATCAAGGACTCCAAGGGGGCCTGGCAGGAGCTGAGCCTGCACGACAACTACAAGCTGGAGGAGGCTAACATCACCAAAAAGACGGTGGTGGACGTCATGGCGCCGACAGGCATGGCCGTCAGCGTTGACGTGAAGAAGCAGGAAGCCACGGATTCACAAACGGGCAACAAATAccaagtgaagcggatccaGTCGGAGACAG CCCTGGTGTTGCCTCCGCACTGGGAGCCGATGAATGACGAAATCTTCAAAAAGGTTGAGTTGCAGAAGCAATCGCAGGAATACAAGGACATAGAGCAGGGTTTCAAGAAAACGGCCAACTACGCCATCCAGAAA ATCGAGCGCGTGCAGAACGTCTACCTGTGGCACGCCTTCAGCGTGTGCAAGGAGCGTATAATCAAGAAGAACGGTCTGCAGAACCTGGGCGAGAAGCTGTTGTACCACGGCACATCGGCCGAGTCCTGCAACTGCATCGAACGGGACCGGTTTGACAGGAACTACGCCGGAGCGCATG CTGCTCTGTATGGAAAGGGAGTTTACTTTGCCGTCAATGCACAGTACTCTGCCAGTAAGTATTCTCCAGCGGACAAGGCGGGTCTGAAGCGACTGTACGCCGCACGCGTCTTTACGGGCCGCTTCACGGCCGGGAAGTCCAGCatggtggccccgcccccccgagGAACGGACCCCACGGACTGCTACGACAGTCTGGTGGACAAACTGGTACAGCCCACCATGTTCGTGGTCTTCCACGACGACCAGGCCTACCCAGAATACCTCATCACCTTCAAATAG